The following nucleotide sequence is from Deinococcus betulae.
GAAGGTCAGGTGGGGGTCGGCGGCGCGCTGATTGGCCACCTCAACCAGGGCTGGGGCCAGGTCAATGCCCAGCACCGACGCTGGCCCAAAGGCACACAGCCGCCGGGCCAGGTGCCTCTCACCGCAGGCGATATCCAGCACGCGGGCACCGGGCAGGTCTGGCCCCAGCAATTCGTCGTAGCGGGCCAGCAGGGGATGCCAGAAACTCTCTGGGTCGGCCAGCAGCCTGTCCACGAAGGCGACGTAAAAGTCAGCCGCCTCCTCGTAGACCGGCCGCGGCATGGCCCTCAGTCCTTGACCAACTCAATGCCCGCCAGCTCGTCAATCGGCAGGCCCCACTTGTTCATGGCGTCGAAGAAGGGATCGGGGTCCAGCTGCTCCACATTCCAGACGCCGGGCTGCAGCCAGTCGCCACTGAGCATCAGCATGGCGCCGATCATGGCGGGCACGCCGGTCGTGTAGGACACGCCCTGCGCCTGCACCTCGCGGTAACAGTCGGCGTGGTCCTTGACGTTGTAGACGAAATGCACCTTGGGCTGGCCGTCCTTGCCAATGCCCTTGGCCTGCACGCCGATGCAGGTCTGGCCAGTGTAGTTTTCAGCCAGACTTTCGGGCGCGGGCAGCACCGCCTTCAGGAACTCGATGGGCGCAATCTGCTGTCCCTTAAAGTCAATGGGTTCAATAGAGGTCATGCCGATGCCTTCGAGCACGTTCAGGTGCTTGATGTACGCCTCGCCGAAGGTCATCCAGAAGCGGGCGCGCTTGATGGTCGGGAAGTGCTTGACCAGCGATTCCAGTTCCTCGTGGTACAGCACGAAGCTCTTGCGGGTGGCGACTTTGGGGTAGTAGATGTCCTGGGAGATTTCCAGCGGCTGGGTCTCGATCCACTCGCCGTTGTCCCAGTAGCGCCCGTTGGCCGTGATCTC
It contains:
- a CDS encoding saccharopine dehydrogenase family protein, which encodes MSKVIIIGAGGVANVVAKKCAQNDSVFSEVLIATRTVSKADKIVAEIKQHMPDSKAVFTTATVDADNVPELVELIRRFGPKMVINVALPYQDLTIMDACLETGVHYLDTANYEPKDVAKFEYSWQWAYQDRFKEAGLTALLGCGFDPGATQAFTAHHAKHHFSEIHYLDIVDCNNGNHGKAFATNFNPEINIREITANGRYWDNGEWIETQPLEISQDIYYPKVATRKSFVLYHEELESLVKHFPTIKRARFWMTFGEAYIKHLNVLEGIGMTSIEPIDFKGQQIAPIEFLKAVLPAPESLAENYTGQTCIGVQAKGIGKDGQPKVHFVYNVKDHADCYREVQAQGVSYTTGVPAMIGAMLMLSGDWLQPGVWNVEQLDPDPFFDAMNKWGLPIDELAGIELVKD